In one Brassica oleracea var. oleracea cultivar TO1000 chromosome C9, BOL, whole genome shotgun sequence genomic region, the following are encoded:
- the LOC106316911 gene encoding RPM1-interacting protein 4-like — MAANRPHVPKFGDWKEDVPFTVVFDKASRTKQTANKSNPNEYPNMNLSPAQTPNHRYDQPPNHNVRPRHERFSSREETEFRSSPAHNERYNRVRAPPPAETYNHQACGGGRSHGNPSEPNRRQPHEPPRVQPIPNLRGRNSERVAIPPFPGSGSENQSYTLIFDKVKEDRRQSGNVKSYNGSAHTTPSRPLNDQHHQPLPSSPKSCCFPPWGRK, encoded by the exons ATGGCAGCA AATCGTCCACACGTGCCCAAGTTCGGAGACTGGAAGGAAGATGTTCCATTCACGGTAGTGTTCGATAAAGCGAGTAGGACGAAGCAAACTGCAAACAAGTCTAACCCCAACGAGTATCCAAATATGAATCTAAGTCCTGCGCAAACTCCGAATCATAGATATGACCAACCACCAAACCACAATGTACGACCAAGACATGAAAGATTCAGTAGCAGAGAAGAAACCGAGTTCAGATCGTCTCCTGCACACAATGAAAGATACAACAGAGTCAGAGCTCCTCCTCCAGCAGAAACGTACAACCATCAAGCATGTGGTGGAGGTAGGTCACATGGAAATCCATCGGAACCAAATAGACGTCAACCACATGAACCTCCAAGGGTGCAACCGATACCCAATCTTAGAGGTCGGAACAGTGAAAGG GTCGCAATTCCGCCGTTTCCAGGATCGGGTTCGGAGAATCAGAGTTACACACTCATCTTTGACAAAGTGAAGGAAGACAGGAGACAAAGTGGGAATGTGAAGTCTTACAATGGATCTGCTCATACCACCCCGAGTCGACCACTCAACGACCAACACCACCAACCGCTACCTTCTAGTCCCAAG AGTTGCTGCTTCCCTCCATGGGGCCGAAAGTGA
- the LOC106315775 gene encoding E3 ubiquitin-protein ligase RFWD2-like — protein MNTNEWRSTRGIRRRKAVFDLNVAPTDLEGTSASVRAAPIVPSCDLQRESVPSQPAPAMIDVDAIEDDVVESSASAFAEARSKSTGARRRRLLVDVESGERVSAGGTTRLTPNKRRRVPPNQPVIDCEHVQSVCSSKAPPPPPEEPKFSCPICMCPFTEEMSTKCGHIFCKGCIKMAISRQNKCPTCRKKVTARELIRVFLPTTR, from the exons ATGAATACAAATGAGTGGAGATCAACTCGAGGGATCAGACGGAGGAAAGCTGTGTTTGATCTTAATGTGGCACCCACTGATCTTGAAGGGACCTCCGCTTCCGTAAGAGCAGCTCCCATTGTGCCTAGCTGTGATCTTCAAAGAGAGTCTGTGCCTTCTCAGCCTGCTCCGGCCATGATTGATGTAGATGCTATTGAAGATGATGTCGTTGAATCATCCGCAAGTGCTTTCGCTGAG GCTAGAAGTAAATCAACAGGTGCACGTCGGAGACGGTTACTGGTTGATGTAGAGTCAGGTGAACGGGTGAGTGCAGGTGGTACGACTAGATTGACTCCCAACAAACGGAGAAGGGTTCCTCCTAATCAACCTGTCATCGACTGTGAGCATGTGCAGAGTGTGTGTAGCTCAAAGGCTCCACCTCCTCCACCAGAAGAGCCGAAATTCTCTTGTCCAATTTGTATGTGCCCGTTCACGGAGGAGATGTCAACGAAATGCGGTCACATCTTCTGCAAGGGATGTATAAAGATGGCAATATCTCGCCAAAACAAGTGCCCTACTTGTAGGAAAAAGGTGACTGCGAGAGAGCTGATTCGAGTCTTCCTTCCAACTACTAGATGA
- the LOC106314104 gene encoding uncharacterized protein LOC106314104: MSTLKTSSSSAKTALVFNAMDPKTPLISVNMASITKLTTNNYTTWTLQVRALLEAHELHCFIDQTENTPSPTVVTNGVEKLNPLFAPWKRQDIMLYSAILGTLSPNVQPIVSSATTTKEIWNMLAGTYGTHSRRRIKQIKQELKRSVKGTQTVDEYMKSIIKTADELAVLGSPVEHEDLLDIITDGLGDDYRAIVEMVNGRDIPITLDELHEKLMEREHTLLTTGVPSSASSSPTHVTVSVKGQDEEEHRVFRMRRNDKMSKVMERYDDARGAELGTYVFLSEGGSMINKDKTPDEMEIKDGDQIDAMLHQHGGFGPSSNNVLS; encoded by the exons ATGTCAACTCTCAAGACATCATCCTCCTCCGCTAAAACAGCACTGGTTTTCAACGCCATGGACCCTAAAACCCCCTTGATATCAGTCAACATGGCGAGCATCACCAAGCTCACCACCAACAACTACACCACATGGACGCTTCAGGTGCGTGCTCTTCTCGAGGCCCACGAGCTTCACTGTTTTATCGACCAAACAGAGAACACACCATCACCCACCGTCGTCACCAACGGCGTAGAGAAACTAAATCCTCTCTTTGCTCCATGGAAAAGACAAGACATAATGCTTTACAGCGCTATCCTTGGCACCTTGTCTCCTAACGTGCAACCGATCGTTTCTAGTGCCACCACTACAAAGGAGATCTGGAACATGCTTGCGGGAACATACGGGACACACTCTCGTAGACGCATCAAACAGATCAAACAAGAACTCAAGCGCTCTGTCAAAGGCACACAAACTGTGGATGAGTACATGAAGAGTATCATCAAAACGGCAGATGAACTTGCCGTTCTAGGTTCACCGGTGGAGCATGAAGATCTTCTTGACATCATCACAGATGGTCTTGGAGATGACTATCGAGCCATCGTTGAGATGGTTAATGGTCGTGACATCCCGATAACGCTAGATGAGCTCCACGAGAAGCTCATGGAAAGGGAACATACCCTCCTCACCACCGGTGTCCCCTCCTCTGCCTCGAGCTCGCCGACTCATGTTACTGTGAGTGTGAAGGGTCAG GACGAGGAGGAACATAGAGTGTTTAGGATGAGAAGGAACGATAAGATGAGTAAAGTGATGGAACGGTATGATGATGCGAGAGGTGCGGAGTTGGGAACATATGTTTTCTTATCAGAGGGAGGCTCGATGATTAATAAGGATAAAACACCTGATGAG ATGGAGATTAAGGACGGAGATCAAATTGACGCAATGCTGCATCAACACGGAGGGTTTGGTCCATCTTCTAATAACGTCTTGAGTTGA
- the LOC106314103 gene encoding uncharacterized protein LOC106314103, with amino-acid sequence MLEIKKFLILKREHDLFSHDKPRISNRRVDPKDLRLKLQKKHHGLQTRLGGAILDLRQKLSGIKNPQPRSTGNLPNAIREATRPAVDMDALMHMTDDDLKALLIPMGPRKKILLAFRFASSLG; translated from the exons ATGCTAGAGATCAAGAAATTCTTGAT TCTTAAGCGGGAGCATGATCTTTTCAGTCATGACAAGCCTCGAATCTCAA ATCGCAGAGTTGACCCTAAAGATCTCCGCTTGAAGCTCCAAAAGAAACATCATGGCTTGCAAACTCGACTAGGAGGAGCTATATTGGATCTGCGCCAAAAGCTATCTGGGATAAAGAATCCACAACCGAGGAGCACTGGTAACCTTCCAAATGCTATAAGAGAGGCTACTAGACCAGCT GTTGATATGGATGCTCTAATGCATATGACAGATGATGACCTCAAAGCTCTTCTCATACCAATG GGCCCAAGGAAGAAGATACTTCTTGCGTTTAGGTTTGCTTCAAGCTTAGGGTGA